In one window of Chryseobacterium viscerum DNA:
- a CDS encoding NAD(P)H-dependent oxidoreductase → MRHLIIYAHPNENSLNHHLLNTVVESLQSRNQEIMVRDLYKIGFDPVLSLTDMQEQRMGKVSEDVKIEQEYISWAEQITFIYPIWWTGLPAMMKGYIDRVFSYGFAYRYDQGIQKGLLKGKKTVIINTHGKSHEEYEKTGMDKALNLTSDNGIFIYSGLEIIRHLFFDKADKATSGDFEIWKDQIKNLYSEHAFNY, encoded by the coding sequence ATGAGACATTTAATAATTTACGCGCATCCTAATGAAAACAGTTTAAATCATCATCTTTTAAATACTGTTGTTGAATCGCTTCAGTCCCGTAATCAGGAGATCATGGTGAGAGATCTTTATAAAATTGGTTTTGATCCTGTACTTTCTTTGACTGATATGCAGGAACAACGCATGGGAAAAGTATCTGAGGATGTAAAAATTGAACAGGAATATATTTCATGGGCAGAACAGATCACTTTCATTTATCCTATCTGGTGGACCGGACTTCCCGCTATGATGAAGGGATATATAGACCGTGTTTTCAGTTATGGTTTTGCTTACCGTTATGATCAGGGTATACAAAAGGGACTTCTGAAAGGTAAAAAGACTGTGATTATCAACACTCATGGAAAATCTCATGAAGAATATGAAAAAACAGGGATGGATAAAGCACTCAATTTAACCTCTGATAACGGAATTTTTATCTACTCCGGGCTGGAAATCATTAGACATTTATTTTTTGATAAGGCAGATAAAGCTACTTCCGGAGATTTTGAGATCTGGAAAGATCAAATTAAAAACTTATACTCTGAACATGCCTTTAACTATTAA
- a CDS encoding TerY-C metal binding domain-containing protein: MRRLPIYFLVDISESMVGEPIEQVQEGIANIIRELKKDPYSLETVYISVIGFAGEAEVITPLQDIISFYPPKIPIGSGTSLSQGLIKVMDCIDRDIVKTTYERKGDWKPIVFLFTDGVPTDDATKAIERWNNKYSGKSNTIAVSIGENTNYKLLGSLADNVLLFNNSDENSYKEFFKWVTDSIKTTSQSVTEAKKEGINLSKIDSLILEKVDPEMEQRFPDNNFVVLNGKCQETEKLYLMKFKKAFAESSIPGMATRYYRLDGAYKIDEKAYYRLSSNQKTHLKINIEELDGGTSCPHCANPIALATCSCGGIHCLRGEGYSKCPWCGTSDYYGFSGGGFDINRTLG, encoded by the coding sequence ATGAGAAGGCTGCCTATTTATTTTTTAGTAGACATCTCCGAATCTATGGTAGGAGAACCTATTGAGCAGGTACAGGAAGGTATCGCTAATATTATCAGAGAATTAAAAAAAGACCCATATTCACTTGAAACCGTTTATATTTCTGTGATAGGTTTTGCAGGAGAAGCGGAAGTGATTACTCCATTGCAGGATATTATAAGCTTTTATCCACCTAAAATCCCAATCGGGAGCGGGACATCACTTTCCCAGGGTTTGATTAAAGTAATGGATTGTATCGACAGGGATATTGTGAAGACCACTTATGAAAGGAAAGGAGACTGGAAACCTATCGTTTTCCTGTTTACTGACGGAGTTCCCACTGATGATGCCACCAAAGCTATTGAGAGGTGGAATAACAAGTACAGCGGGAAATCCAATACAATTGCCGTATCTATTGGGGAAAATACAAATTACAAACTTCTTGGTTCATTAGCGGATAATGTATTGCTGTTTAATAACTCTGATGAGAATTCCTACAAAGAATTTTTCAAATGGGTAACAGATTCTATTAAAACAACCAGCCAGAGTGTAACGGAAGCCAAGAAAGAAGGAATCAATCTTTCTAAGATCGATTCTCTTATTCTCGAGAAAGTAGACCCTGAAATGGAACAGAGATTTCCAGACAACAATTTTGTAGTATTAAACGGGAAATGCCAGGAAACAGAGAAGCTTTATCTGATGAAGTTTAAAAAAGCATTTGCAGAATCAAGCATTCCCGGAATGGCAACAAGATATTACAGACTGGATGGAGCCTATAAAATTGATGAAAAAGCGTACTACAGACTTTCTTCCAATCAGAAAACTCACCTTAAAATCAATATAGAAGAACTGGACGGTGGTACTTCATGTCCTCACTGTGCAAATCCCATTGCATTGGCCACCTGTTCCTGCGGTGGTATTCACTGCCTTAGAGGAGAAGGATACAGCAAATGTCCATGGTGTGGAACTTCAGATTATTACGGATTTTCCGGGGGAGGATTTGATATTAACAGAACTTTGGGATAA
- a CDS encoding PP2C family serine/threonine-protein phosphatase produces the protein MEQAAIYREKEEFKDAHWVLKNAGAKQFYEFSLDMEAFPNIKIKNIRNLEETGLTFENNTISGTPVTCNIYHLDVQFYHIHDQDQIETKKVQLFVNADPKDLWKNIPSDRNAAFYKLEEDSFKGSFSDKKIVVASKRGRSHAHEGKFREDDFAVNALPNEWNIVSVSDGAGSAVAAREGSRLATVTINQFFNSQEILSGIENNINRMYGTDVPIEERSEAEQNIKNILSESVEEVYQVLEKTAAENTMSVTDMHATLIFALLKKFSFGYVILSFGVGDCPINLINPGFSEVKLLNQMDVGEFSGGTRFITMEEIFNDQMDSRFRITCVDDFSYLVLMTDGIYDPKFITENKLEDTESWKSLFEDLCGNNDDRAKVNFINDEKIDEELLIWSDFWSRGNHDDRTLAIIY, from the coding sequence ATGGAACAAGCTGCTATTTACAGAGAGAAAGAAGAGTTCAAAGATGCTCATTGGGTATTGAAGAATGCCGGTGCAAAGCAGTTCTATGAGTTCAGCCTTGACATGGAAGCTTTCCCGAACATAAAAATTAAGAATATCAGAAACCTGGAAGAAACAGGACTTACTTTTGAAAACAATACAATTTCAGGAACTCCGGTTACCTGCAATATATATCATCTGGATGTTCAGTTTTATCACATTCATGATCAGGATCAGATTGAAACAAAAAAAGTACAGCTCTTTGTAAACGCAGATCCGAAAGACTTATGGAAAAATATTCCCAGCGATAGAAATGCTGCTTTTTATAAATTGGAAGAAGACTCATTCAAAGGTTCTTTTTCAGATAAAAAAATTGTTGTTGCTTCCAAAAGAGGGCGTTCCCATGCTCATGAAGGCAAATTTCGTGAAGATGATTTTGCTGTGAATGCCTTGCCAAATGAATGGAATATTGTTTCCGTTTCAGACGGTGCAGGCTCGGCAGTGGCTGCGAGAGAAGGTTCAAGGCTGGCAACAGTAACGATCAATCAGTTCTTTAATTCACAGGAGATTTTAAGCGGAATTGAAAACAATATCAATCGGATGTATGGTACTGATGTTCCTATTGAAGAACGTTCAGAAGCAGAGCAAAACATCAAAAATATTTTATCAGAGAGTGTTGAAGAAGTTTATCAAGTATTAGAAAAAACTGCAGCAGAAAATACTATGTCTGTAACTGATATGCATGCTACACTGATTTTTGCATTACTTAAAAAATTCAGTTTCGGATATGTGATTCTTAGTTTCGGAGTGGGAGATTGCCCTATTAATCTCATCAATCCTGGTTTTTCTGAAGTGAAGCTTTTAAATCAGATGGATGTGGGTGAATTTAGCGGGGGTACCCGTTTTATCACCATGGAAGAAATTTTCAACGACCAGATGGATTCCCGTTTCCGGATTACCTGTGTGGATGATTTTTCTTATCTCGTGCTGATGACGGATGGTATTTATGATCCGAAATTTATCACAGAAAATAAACTGGAAGATACAGAAAGCTGGAAATCACTTTTTGAAGACCTTTGCGGAAATAATGATGACCGGGCGAAAGTAAACTTTATCAACGATGAAAAAATTGATGAAGAACTTTTGATTTGGAGTGATTTCTGGAGCAGAGGAAATCATGATGACCGTACATTGGCAATAATCTATTAA
- the tyrS gene encoding tyrosine--tRNA ligase, with translation MIHLLQENVAIILPENGLEEKLAQAKEENRKLTIKLGFDPTAPDLHLGHAVVLKKLKQFQDLGHQIIIVVGSFTARIGDPTGKNKARKPLSAEDVQHNAQTYINQLSKVIDVQKTKIVFNSDWLDSLGFPEVIQLLSKVTVAQLMHRNDFNKRFTENTPIAMHELVYPILQGFDSVKIKCDIEMGGTDQLFNCTMGRQLQEVHGMPAQIVMCMPLLRGLDGKEKMSKSLNNIIGLTDDPNEIFGKTMSIPDALIEEFINLATSFSMEEKTTLVSRMTEGENPMNIKKIIAKNIISQYHDTASAENAEQFFINQFQNKNFEEKVYEPVVIGSLNSIENRISLVELCHQLKSDLSKSAVRRLIENGGIQINTTKITDSNEEIELIPQTKIKIGKRGFFELVG, from the coding sequence ATGATCCATTTATTACAAGAAAATGTGGCTATCATCCTACCTGAAAACGGTTTGGAAGAAAAGCTTGCCCAGGCTAAAGAAGAAAACAGAAAACTCACCATCAAATTAGGGTTTGATCCTACTGCTCCGGATCTGCATCTGGGACATGCAGTAGTGCTAAAAAAACTGAAACAATTTCAGGATCTGGGACATCAGATCATTATAGTGGTAGGAAGCTTTACAGCAAGAATCGGTGATCCTACAGGAAAAAATAAAGCCCGAAAACCTTTAAGTGCTGAAGATGTACAGCATAACGCCCAGACTTACATCAACCAATTATCTAAGGTAATTGATGTTCAGAAAACAAAGATTGTCTTCAATTCTGACTGGCTGGATTCCCTTGGCTTTCCGGAGGTTATCCAACTGTTATCAAAAGTTACCGTTGCTCAACTGATGCACCGCAATGATTTTAATAAAAGATTTACAGAAAACACTCCTATTGCCATGCATGAGCTTGTATACCCAATTCTTCAGGGCTTTGATTCTGTAAAAATTAAATGTGACATCGAAATGGGCGGCACGGATCAGCTTTTCAACTGTACAATGGGAAGACAGCTTCAGGAAGTTCATGGAATGCCAGCCCAAATCGTCATGTGCATGCCTTTACTGAGAGGCCTTGACGGAAAGGAAAAGATGAGTAAGTCACTGAACAATATTATCGGACTGACAGACGACCCTAATGAGATATTTGGAAAAACTATGTCTATTCCGGATGCATTGATTGAAGAATTTATCAACCTGGCCACAAGTTTTTCAATGGAAGAAAAAACGACTCTTGTTTCAAGAATGACAGAAGGCGAAAATCCTATGAATATTAAGAAAATCATTGCTAAAAATATCATCAGCCAATATCATGATACAGCTTCAGCAGAAAATGCAGAGCAATTCTTTATCAATCAGTTTCAGAATAAAAATTTTGAAGAGAAAGTATATGAGCCCGTTGTTATTGGTTCTTTAAATAGTATTGAAAACAGAATATCACTTGTGGAGCTTTGTCATCAGCTTAAAAGTGACCTCAGCAAATCGGCAGTCCGAAGGTTAATTGAAAATGGAGGAATTCAAATCAATACCACCAAAATAACGGACTCAAACGAAGAAATTGAACTAATCCCCCAAACTAAAATAAAAATAGGGAAAAGAGGCTTCTTTGAGCTTGTGGGGTAA
- a CDS encoding Crp/Fnr family transcriptional regulator has protein sequence MHDKLLHYIQSGHDFTNEETEAVRQYFEPMVFSKNTVIENAGKVPHYLYYIVSGYLRLFYNDQNGSEITTHINCPPGFFTSYSDFINGTVSENNVECITDAELLRISKTNLDYLTGKSQAMKDFSISVFQQSIAYNENRSRELSALNAKQRYLKLMKEYPEIIQNVPIQHIASFLGMKPESLSRIRRKIIN, from the coding sequence ATGCATGACAAGCTTTTACACTACATCCAGTCTGGCCATGACTTTACCAATGAAGAAACAGAAGCTGTTCGACAATATTTTGAGCCTATGGTGTTTTCAAAAAATACTGTGATAGAAAATGCAGGGAAGGTTCCTCATTATCTTTACTATATTGTTTCAGGCTATCTCAGACTTTTTTATAATGACCAAAATGGCAGTGAAATTACTACTCATATCAACTGTCCCCCTGGATTTTTTACTTCATATTCAGATTTTATCAATGGTACGGTTTCTGAAAATAATGTGGAATGCATTACAGATGCTGAGCTTTTGAGAATTTCAAAAACAAATCTGGATTATCTGACAGGCAAAAGTCAGGCAATGAAAGATTTTAGTATTTCAGTTTTTCAACAATCAATTGCTTACAATGAGAACCGTTCGAGAGAATTGTCAGCTTTGAATGCCAAACAGCGCTATCTGAAACTCATGAAAGAATATCCGGAAATTATTCAGAATGTTCCTATCCAGCACATCGCCTCATTTTTAGGGATGAAACCCGAAAGTCTGAGCAGAATCCGGAGAAAAATAATTAACTAA
- a CDS encoding NAD-dependent epimerase/dehydratase family protein, whose product MTKNHLSLVSGANGHLGNNLVRFLLKQGLPVRAAVRNTHNEKPFEGLNCELVQADITDKASFVKALQGVETFYAVGAAFKLWAKNPKKEIYDVNIAGTRNTIEAAAEAGVKKIVYISSIAALNYTTLPTRESNGYNPDRRDMYYNSKNDGEKLAFDLAAKLGIELVSVMPSAMIGGEAFSPLNVSYGVLKLILNKKIPVDTKITLNWVDVKDVAEGCYLAAEKGRSGERYILANEKCMTITDTTILANQLYPELKRDIPRSVPKGILFSIAAIMEFTARLSGKAPVLTRKDISMFSGLQQDFDISKARKELGFNPKSPEQAVKEALDYLMKNPEILKET is encoded by the coding sequence ATGACAAAGAATCATTTAAGTCTTGTTTCCGGAGCAAATGGGCATCTGGGAAATAATTTAGTCAGATTTTTACTGAAACAGGGGCTACCGGTGCGTGCGGCAGTAAGAAATACTCATAACGAAAAACCTTTTGAAGGGCTGAATTGCGAGCTGGTACAGGCTGATATTACAGATAAAGCTTCTTTTGTAAAAGCCCTTCAGGGTGTGGAAACCTTCTATGCAGTAGGTGCGGCTTTTAAATTATGGGCAAAAAATCCAAAAAAAGAAATCTATGATGTAAATATCGCGGGAACCAGAAATACTATCGAAGCAGCAGCGGAAGCGGGTGTGAAGAAAATAGTGTATATAAGTTCTATTGCCGCACTCAACTATACAACATTACCAACAAGAGAAAGTAATGGCTATAACCCGGACCGCAGAGATATGTATTATAATTCTAAGAATGACGGTGAGAAACTAGCTTTTGATCTGGCTGCAAAATTGGGAATAGAACTTGTTTCCGTGATGCCTTCTGCGATGATAGGCGGTGAAGCTTTTTCTCCGTTGAATGTTTCCTATGGAGTATTGAAGCTTATCCTGAACAAGAAAATTCCGGTGGATACCAAAATTACCCTGAACTGGGTAGATGTGAAAGATGTGGCGGAAGGATGTTATCTGGCAGCAGAAAAAGGACGTTCTGGTGAACGTTATATTCTGGCCAATGAAAAATGTATGACCATTACTGATACCACTATTTTAGCCAATCAGCTTTATCCTGAACTGAAACGTGATATTCCCCGTTCTGTACCTAAAGGAATTTTATTCAGCATTGCTGCCATTATGGAATTTACTGCAAGACTCAGTGGGAAAGCTCCGGTACTCACAAGAAAAGATATTAGCATGTTTTCCGGATTACAGCAGGATTTTGATATTTCCAAAGCAAGAAAGGAGCTGGGATTTAATCCCAAAAGCCCTGAACAGGCTGTGAAAGAAGCATTGGATTATTTAATGAAAAACCCTGAAATTTTAAAAGAGACCTGA
- a CDS encoding helix-hairpin-helix domain-containing protein: protein MKKTIKVVSVLDTAKFYQYVDENPIRGGVKDVYFSPDKEYVVAFYRNPLDEGQKERIRRIVSTYLQSIQNGNASEYFLNEIFRWPYDIVEKDNLTGIVVPVYHNKFYFAKGYIGSDNIQGQDKVGKWFTAPMFRNQQYPLRLDQSELGDWLSYFQIAVNISRGVKKLHQMGLAHSDLSYNNILVDPVTKSACIIDIDGLVVPKLFPPEVIGTSDFIAPEVLKTQHLSLQDSGRHLPNQKTDLHALAVLIYMYLLRRHPLRGGKIWDLDSEKDEMLSMGEKAMFVEDPENSSNQVKADHLRKWDAFWGDPQKIPYTVTGPYIAELFKKTFIDGLHDPIRRPTANEWEAALLKTVDLIQPCHNSNCTEKWYVFDNTSSPKCPFCGTPHQGTLPVLDLYFKFDDEVWKPENHRLMVYHNQYLFKWHVSRKVIRNENLTMQDKMPVGYFTFHQGRWVLVSQSLSGMKDVTEQKEIPPGSMVELTDGKKILLSAEEGGRLIYVTMANQ from the coding sequence ATGAAAAAGACCATTAAGGTTGTTTCTGTTCTGGATACAGCCAAATTCTATCAATATGTAGATGAAAACCCTATCCGGGGCGGCGTGAAAGATGTTTATTTCTCTCCCGATAAAGAATATGTGGTGGCTTTTTACCGGAATCCGCTGGATGAAGGACAGAAAGAAAGAATCAGGAGAATTGTTTCTACCTATCTGCAAAGTATACAGAACGGAAATGCTTCGGAATACTTTCTGAACGAAATATTCAGATGGCCTTACGATATTGTTGAAAAAGATAACCTTACAGGAATTGTGGTTCCTGTTTATCACAATAAATTTTATTTTGCCAAAGGCTATATCGGTTCAGATAATATCCAGGGACAGGATAAAGTGGGGAAGTGGTTTACTGCTCCTATGTTCAGGAATCAGCAATATCCTCTAAGACTTGACCAGTCGGAGCTGGGAGATTGGCTGAGCTATTTTCAGATTGCAGTCAATATCAGCAGAGGAGTAAAAAAGCTGCATCAGATGGGGTTAGCGCACTCCGATTTATCATACAATAATATTCTTGTAGATCCTGTTACAAAATCTGCCTGTATTATTGATATAGATGGCCTTGTTGTTCCCAAACTGTTTCCTCCGGAAGTAATAGGAACTTCCGATTTTATTGCTCCCGAGGTGTTAAAAACCCAACATCTGAGTCTTCAGGACTCTGGAAGACATCTGCCCAATCAAAAAACAGACCTGCATGCCCTTGCTGTTCTGATTTATATGTACCTGCTAAGAAGACATCCGCTGCGTGGAGGAAAAATCTGGGATCTGGATTCAGAAAAAGATGAAATGCTGTCTATGGGAGAAAAAGCAATGTTTGTGGAAGATCCGGAAAATTCTTCCAATCAGGTAAAAGCTGATCACCTCAGAAAATGGGATGCATTCTGGGGAGATCCTCAAAAGATCCCATATACAGTCACAGGACCTTACATTGCAGAATTGTTTAAAAAAACCTTTATAGATGGATTACATGATCCAATTAGACGTCCCACAGCCAATGAATGGGAAGCTGCTCTGTTGAAAACTGTAGATCTTATACAACCTTGCCACAATTCCAATTGTACCGAAAAATGGTATGTTTTTGATAATACAAGCAGTCCCAAATGTCCGTTCTGTGGAACACCACATCAGGGCACATTGCCCGTTTTAGACTTGTATTTTAAATTTGATGATGAGGTATGGAAACCAGAAAATCACAGGCTGATGGTCTATCATAATCAATATCTGTTTAAGTGGCATGTTTCCAGGAAAGTGATACGCAACGAAAATCTGACGATGCAGGATAAAATGCCTGTAGGATACTTCACCTTCCATCAAGGAAGATGGGTATTGGTAAGCCAAAGTTTATCAGGAATGAAAGATGTCACAGAACAAAAAGAAATTCCGCCCGGTTCTATGGTTGAACTCACTGATGGTAAAAAAATACTGTTATCTGCAGAAGAAGGCGGAAGATTGATCTATGTGACGATGGCAAACCAGTAA
- a CDS encoding VOC family protein, producing MNPTNPVVYFEIPVQNLERAEKFYSAVFNFSFEKEIIDHYEMALFPFEEKNSGITGALAKGDVYKPSKSGVIIYFKTESIDHTLEKVVQHGGVLSFILKETMKSMVSP from the coding sequence ATGAACCCGACCAATCCTGTTGTATACTTTGAAATCCCCGTGCAGAACCTGGAACGTGCAGAAAAATTCTATTCTGCTGTTTTCAACTTTAGCTTTGAGAAAGAAATCATCGACCATTATGAGATGGCTTTGTTTCCTTTTGAGGAAAAAAACAGCGGCATTACAGGAGCTTTGGCTAAAGGAGATGTTTATAAGCCTTCCAAAAGCGGTGTCATTATTTATTTTAAAACAGAGAGTATTGACCATACATTGGAAAAGGTTGTACAACATGGAGGTGTTCTGTCCTTTATCCTAAAAGAAACGATGAAAAGTATGGTTTCGCCGTAG
- a CDS encoding 3'-5' exoribonuclease domain-containing protein has protein sequence MSYIMVDIESDGPIPGDFSMVCFGAVLVTEELDITFYGKLKPVSEKFNPDALAVSGFSREETMSFDDPEEVMLSFEEWIKTNSKGRPIFISDNNGFDWMFICWYFHHFIGRNPFGFSSRRLSDLYCGLEKDTFAQWKHLRKTEHTHNPIDDARGNAEVLLHMKEEMELKIALK, from the coding sequence ATGAGCTACATAATGGTTGACATAGAGTCGGATGGCCCGATTCCAGGCGATTTTTCAATGGTCTGTTTCGGGGCAGTACTCGTCACAGAGGAACTGGACATCACTTTTTATGGAAAATTAAAACCTGTTTCTGAGAAATTCAATCCTGATGCTTTGGCGGTTTCCGGCTTCAGCAGAGAGGAAACAATGAGTTTTGATGATCCTGAGGAAGTAATGCTTTCCTTTGAAGAATGGATTAAGACAAATTCCAAAGGCAGACCAATATTTATCAGTGATAATAATGGCTTCGACTGGATGTTTATCTGCTGGTATTTTCATCATTTTATCGGAAGAAATCCTTTTGGTTTTTCTTCCAGAAGGCTTTCTGATCTTTACTGCGGGCTGGAAAAAGATACTTTTGCCCAATGGAAGCATCTCCGCAAGACAGAACACACTCACAATCCTATAGACGATGCCCGAGGAAATGCAGAAGTTTTACTGCACATGAAAGAAGAAATGGAACTAAAAATTGCATTAAAATAA
- a CDS encoding helix-turn-helix domain-containing protein: MELQPEYNELRISVPQEFENVFTHFYFAENTSDIPVTKTLLPTYQTILLFCFGASATMSTREKTIIGVDKCVVFGPVRQAFEYTLPTGCSILAANFKDDAFFRFFGKISTEQSVRHPDELLEENCFTDLWHQLTKLDSTTEQVNHILEFCRPYLQHQNTTSRLLSSFENELLNPVKVIAEQIQQTERNIQRKQKEQFGYSLKELNRYNRFLKAVKIIEKETGKQGKVKWFTIIDECGYYDQSQLIHDFKHFINISPAQYLKFQQDICNPKSK, from the coding sequence ATGGAATTACAGCCGGAATATAATGAGCTTAGAATTTCAGTTCCTCAGGAATTTGAAAATGTATTTACTCATTTTTATTTTGCTGAAAATACTTCTGATATACCGGTTACAAAAACTCTTTTGCCAACATATCAGACTATTTTGTTATTCTGTTTTGGAGCAAGCGCCACGATGTCTACCCGGGAAAAAACAATCATTGGTGTTGATAAATGTGTGGTATTCGGACCCGTGAGGCAAGCTTTTGAATATACACTTCCGACAGGTTGCTCCATTCTTGCGGCAAATTTTAAAGATGATGCATTCTTCAGGTTTTTTGGAAAAATATCCACTGAACAATCGGTAAGACATCCTGACGAACTGCTGGAGGAAAATTGTTTTACAGATCTGTGGCATCAGCTGACAAAATTAGATTCAACCACAGAGCAAGTGAATCATATTCTTGAATTCTGCAGACCCTATCTTCAGCATCAGAATACTACCAGCAGGCTTTTGAGCAGTTTTGAGAATGAGCTCTTAAACCCTGTTAAAGTAATTGCAGAGCAAATTCAACAGACAGAAAGGAACATACAGCGCAAACAGAAAGAACAGTTTGGCTATTCCTTAAAAGAACTTAACCGCTATAACCGTTTTTTAAAAGCAGTAAAAATCATTGAAAAGGAAACCGGAAAACAGGGTAAAGTGAAATGGTTTACCATCATTGATGAGTGCGGTTATTATGATCAAAGCCAGCTTATTCATGATTTCAAACATTTTATCAACATTTCTCCTGCTCAGTATTTAAAATTCCAGCAGGACATCTGCAATCCAAAGTCTAAATAG
- a CDS encoding GNAT family N-acetyltransferase, with translation MDLDLRYKKADDTDIDFLLKLRMKTMNPHYEASGLSTDTETTLQRVLYQFEKANIILLDNQPIGLLKLDRTFTNIEVLQLQIDPGQQGKGLGKKILSDILEEASLAGKTVSLSVLKTNKAQHLYTSLGFRIVDEDQYSYFMETEKQ, from the coding sequence ATGGATCTTGATTTACGCTACAAAAAAGCTGATGATACTGATATTGATTTTCTTCTCAAACTCAGAATGAAAACCATGAATCCTCATTACGAAGCTTCGGGGCTTTCTACAGACACAGAAACAACCCTTCAAAGAGTTTTGTATCAGTTTGAAAAAGCCAATATTATTCTTCTAGACAATCAACCCATCGGACTGTTAAAACTAGACAGAACATTTACCAACATTGAGGTCCTGCAACTTCAGATTGATCCCGGCCAGCAAGGTAAAGGACTTGGAAAAAAGATTTTATCTGATATTCTGGAGGAAGCTTCATTAGCAGGAAAAACAGTATCATTGAGTGTTTTGAAAACCAATAAAGCACAGCATCTTTATACAAGTCTTGGTTTCAGAATCGTGGATGAAGATCAGTATTCTTATTTTATGGAAACTGAAAAACAGTGA
- a CDS encoding TetR/AcrR family transcriptional regulator produces the protein MKTKDKILSKALELFNEKGYNNITTRHIAAELSISPGNLHYHFTHSEDIIKILFSELTLKMDELLNQMKKMENKTLDDLYEFTYSTCEIFYSYRFVFINFIDILNKIPEIESRYEGINFSRKEEFQIIFSDLQKSNVFQKDVPCFIVECLTEQIFIIADNWLTHNRLILKLSPKEAIQHYTLLQMNLFYPLLNKEQQKLYEKHYIQ, from the coding sequence ATGAAGACCAAGGATAAAATTCTGTCTAAAGCACTGGAATTATTTAATGAAAAGGGATATAACAATATTACCACAAGGCATATTGCGGCTGAACTCAGCATCAGTCCGGGCAATCTGCATTATCATTTCACACACTCTGAAGACATTATTAAAATCCTTTTCTCAGAACTTACCCTGAAAATGGATGAGCTGCTGAACCAAATGAAAAAAATGGAGAATAAAACACTGGATGATCTTTATGAGTTTACCTATTCTACCTGTGAAATCTTTTATTCTTACCGTTTTGTATTTATTAATTTTATAGATATACTTAACAAGATTCCTGAAATAGAATCCAGATATGAGGGGATCAATTTCAGTAGAAAAGAAGAATTTCAGATCATCTTTTCAGACCTTCAAAAGAGTAATGTTTTTCAGAAAGATGTACCCTGTTTTATTGTAGAATGTCTTACTGAGCAGATTTTCATTATTGCAGACAATTGGCTTACCCACAACAGACTTATCTTAAAGCTCAGTCCCAAAGAAGCAATACAGCATTATACACTTCTTCAGATGAATCTTTTTTATCCGCTTCTCAATAAAGAACAGCAAAAACTTTATGAAAAACATTATATCCAATAG
- a CDS encoding GNAT family N-acetyltransferase has product MKNIISNSQSITIRKGIRKDLPEMLELFTATIDEVCKKDYNSQQLEAWKSGAENEERWMNVISNQYVLIAENGNQIVGFCTLDGGNYIDLFFVHKDYQQKGIASALYNVIEKEALQQYKKLLTADVSKTARLFFEKMGFQVVQEQTVKVKEIILTNYKMAKNLIS; this is encoded by the coding sequence ATGAAAAACATTATATCCAATAGTCAAAGTATTACCATCAGAAAAGGGATCAGGAAAGATCTCCCTGAAATGCTGGAGCTTTTTACAGCTACTATAGATGAAGTATGCAAAAAAGACTATAATTCTCAACAGCTCGAAGCATGGAAATCCGGTGCAGAGAATGAGGAGAGATGGATGAATGTGATTAGCAACCAATATGTTTTAATTGCTGAAAATGGAAATCAGATCGTAGGTTTCTGCACACTAGATGGGGGAAACTATATTGATCTGTTTTTTGTACACAAAGATTATCAGCAAAAAGGTATTGCATCCGCGCTTTATAATGTAATTGAAAAAGAAGCTCTGCAGCAATATAAGAAACTGCTCACAGCGGATGTAAGCAAAACTGCCAGACTTTTTTTTGAAAAAATGGGTTTTCAAGTTGTTCAGGAACAGACTGTCAAGGTAAAAGAAATTATACTTACCAATTACAAAATGGCAAAAAATCTCATCTCTTAA